The Pirellulaceae bacterium DNA segment CTTTCGGCCGACGAGTGTTTGTCCTAATTCGCGGGGGGCGATTTGGCCGTCTGCTGTTTGCGTGTGGATGGGCGGACGAGCCGAGATGATCGTCGCGTCATTTGGCAATTGTTCTTCTACCGCGTCTGCGTGCTCAGTGAGCGGTGGCGTTGCGTCGGAGTCTTTCGAAGCACCTGCGCCATCTTGCGAATCGGGAGGTAATTCAGGGTCCGAGGACTTGTCGTTCATCGCGACGATGCCTGCGTGTGTTTGACGCCAAGAGAAATGAACCAGCCGAGGTCACCCCAAGATGAGGCGAGTCAACGGACTCGAACAACTGCACTCTTCAAGTTTAGTTGTCGCGCTGCAACGGGTCAAACATCGTTGGTTTGAGGCCGAGATTGGCCGAGAAATCGCCCCGATGTGGGCGAGAATGATTGATCCGTTCCAGCCATGTGCCCAGCTGGAATCGCGGAAATATTCGTCTTCGCCACCATTTGCTCACGCCGCGCGACGAATCGTCATCCGATCTGAGCGATGGAAATTGGCATGGCTGCGTTTCATCTGTTCGAGAATGTCTGTCGCCATTCGGACGGATTCAACCGCATCGCTACCGGGCACACGCGGTTGCCTGCCCTGTCGAATGCTATCGATGAAATCTTGTTGTTCATCAAGGAGAGGATTGTTTTCGTTGACCTCAATGTTCCGGACTGGCAGTAGTTGATCGAACACATGTTCTTTGTAGTGGTCGACATCTTCTGAGGACAGACCGTAAATGTTCCAAGAATTGTCTTGTACCAATGAGGAGCGACTCATTAAGGAGGCTTGTCGAGCTCCCATGTCTATTGAGACAGCCTGCTCCTCTTCGAAGACATTCATGTATCGCTGTGCCCGTTGAGACGTGCGCGATGCTTTTAAGTGCGCTACGCAACCGTTGGCAAACACGAGACGTGCTTCCGCAAAGTCTTCGTGGGGAGTTAGCGTTGAGATTCCCGTTGCGGTTGTCTGGACGACCGGACTGCCGGCTAGTGATCGAATCAAATCCAAGTCATGAATCATGAGGTCGAACACCACACCGACATCGGTCGATCGAAACGTAAAACCCCCGGTGCGTACTGCTTCAATAAAGCGAGGCTTTTGGATCTGCTTGCGTGCCTCAGCAAAGGTTGGGTTGAATTGTTCGACGTGGCCTACCGCCAACACCACGCCCTGTAGGTTGGCTGCCGAGGTCAGTTTTTCGGCTTCATTGAGATCGGTGGTAATCGGTTTTTCGACAAGTACATGAATGCCGTGTTGTATCAATTCGATTGCGATCGGGCAGTGCAGGGATGTGGGGGCGGCTAAGATGGCCGCGTCGATCGACGGGAGCAGGCTGCGGAAATCGCCCGTGCTTTCACAGTCGTTACTTCTTGCGACTTGTTCCCGAGCATGAGGGTCAGGATCACAGACGGCAACTAAGTCGGCTCCCTGTAATTGGGTTGCCAGTCGGGCGTGGATCCGGCCCAAGTGGCCACAACCGATCACGGCCAAATTGAGCTTGTTCACGCTGCTCTCCTTGATTCACGACCGCGTCCAAAACGACCCTCTTGTTGTTGCTGAACGAATCCCAACAGTTCATTGACTTGGGGGTGTAGTTTATCTTTGCCGCGAAGGATTTCCCGAGCTTGGTCGAGTCCCGTCTTGGTCCGATACAGCAAGCGATACGAATCGGTGAGGGCGCTAATCGCCTCTGCGGAAAATCCATTCCGCTTCAATGCGACGACATTGATACAGCGTGGTCGTGCGGGTGAGCCTTCCACTAGCATGAACGGAGGCACATCCTGAAGTACGCGGCTCATGCCGCTAATGAAGCTGTAACTTCCAATTGTGGTGTAATGGTGGACCGCAACGGCGCCTGAAAGCGATGCAGAGTCGTTGATGTGTACGTGACCCCCCAAGAGTGTTGCATTTGCCATGATCACTCGATTGCCCAAGCGGCAATCATGGGCGATGTGGCTGCTGGCCATCAAATAACAGTGGTTGCCGATCGACGTGATGCCGTCTTCTTTTTCCGTAGCACGATTTATCGTGACTGATTCACGAATGACGTTATGATCGCCGATGATTACTTGAGTATCGCTGCCACGATAACTTAAGTCCTGAGGTTCACCGCCAATGACCACACCGGGTGAAATGTGGTTGTAACGACCGATCGAAACGCGTCCGGATAAAGTGACGCTGTTTTCTAATCGTGTGCCACCGCCGATTGTCACGTTGGGACCGATCACACAGAAGGGTCCGATCTCAGCTGAATCAGCAATATTTGCTGATGCGTGGATGACGGCAGTGTCCGCGACCAGTGAAGCCATGTTGTCGCTCCGATTCAATGCAGGCTCGTGCTCGTGGGGCCTGACCTCAACGGTCGAATCCGTCGATGCCATCGGACAGCGGGCTTGCTAATGTATCTCGTAAAGGTGGGTGATGTTTGAGCCGGGCTAATGTCACTTGTGGGTGAAGTCAGGCCGATGCTCGACGACTATCAATCATTTGGCATTCAGCTAACAATGCTTGGACCATGTTAGCGTTCAATCGGTGACCGCTGCGGTTGGCTACGAATTGACCGACCAAATCGCATCCGGCTAAGGCCAGGTCGCCGACTAAATCAAGCACCTTGTGCCGAACACATTCATCTTCAAATCGCAATTCGTTATCGATGACGCACGTGTCATCAAAGACCAGGACGTCTTTGGGGGTGACTCGTTGGGCCAGTCCTTGTTGACGTAACCATTCTGCTTCTTGACGCAAAATGAAAGTCCTGGCAGGAGCCAATTCAGTCGCAAAAATCTCGGCGGTGATTTTCGTTTCGAGTGTTTGTCGACCGATTACCGTGTCATTGCCATAGTCGAGTCGGTATTTGACTCGCATGCCGTCGCCGCGGGTCGGTCGAGCCTCAATCCAGCTTTCATCGTCGCCGACACGCGTGATGTCAGTGACGTGCAAACAAGGGCGAATCGCCGTTTGTTGCTCAATTCCTGCGGATTGTAAGGCCGTGACGAATTGAAGGCTGGAGCCATCGAAGCCCGGGACTTCCGGGGAATCCAACTGGACCTCCGCATTGTCGATTTGCAAGCCGGCAAGAGCCGCCATCGCATGCTCGACCATTTCCACCTGAACGCCTTGCGCGGCAAGGATGGTTCGGCGTGGGGATTCAATCCGATGATTAACTGTGGCTGGAATGCGAACTGCTGGATTCAGGTCTTTGCGAACGAAAACGATGCCCGTATCCGCAGGTGCCGGCTGAAATTCCAGTTTCACATCTCGCCCGCTCCAGAATCCGAAGCCTGTAAGGGCAACGGAGCGGGCGATCGTGCGTTGGTGTCGATTAGGTCGAAGCAATGTTTGGAGTTTCCAGAATCAAGAGTCCGCGATATCAACAAAATTAAGTTGTCTAGCCACAAAGGTTGTAGCCGTGCTACTTGCGGATTGTGCCCTGAGCGGGACGTTTTTGTGCGACCCGATTCAGGCGATCTGAAATCTCTGCCGTGATGTCGAGATTGTTTTGGTAAACAATCGCGCGGTTGACACCTGCGAGTACCGAGTTGCGATCTTCGGGACTGATCTTTTCACCGTTGTAGCGTAGGACCAGGGAGATTTTGCGTGCACGAGAATATTCCGCGATGGCCTGAGAAACCTCTTTGTAGACCATGAAGTAAACGCGGGCTTCTCGTTCCAAGAACTCTTTCTTCTTGAGTTGGGTGTCGACGGACAGCTTTGCTGTTTCGTCCGCAACGCTTCGCTCAAGCTTGATGTAATCCGGTGAGCCAGCTCGGTAATTAGTGAGCTGTTCACGCTTCTTTTGCAGAGCTTCGTGACGCGTGCGAAGCGAGCCTTCGTAGGCTTGAACTTCTTGCTTCATACGCTCCATGGTCGATTTGAAGCCCGTGTGGTCTTTGAAAATCTGGGTGATGTCAACGACCGCCACGGGGCCGACCGATCGACTTTGGGTCGGTTGCCGTTGAGCAGCCGTATTGCTTGGCCGGCCCGGATTCACAGGGCGTGCTTGGCTGGTTGTGCGGGGTTGGTACTGAGTGGGTCGACCTTGTTGTTGGGCTTTAACCGTTGTCGAACTCAGGAAAAGGGCCGTGCACAAAGAAAATAAAAGAGTTGTTCTAGCGACAGCTTTCACGATCAGCGCTCCTTGCTGGTGGTGGTCGTCCGTGACCTCGTGACTGAAAATGTAATTCGGTTATCCGTACGGAACCGTATTTTGTTGGGTTCTGCCTTTTTTGGTATTTGCTCAAAAAGTCATCTGGGCGGACATTCTGCCGTGACAGTCGGTACACGTAAAGACCAGATTGCTATTCTTGTTGCCGTTTTTCCTATTTCGCAAACTGGGAAATGTCAGTGACAGCGTGTCGGCATGAACGGATTCTTGCGGACACTGTCGTGAATCGAGTTGAGCGGTAAGGGGAATCAGAACGACCTTGAGGATTATCGGGTATCGGCAGCGCTGATTGTTAAACTTTGTTCCGCTTTTCCTGCTCTCCGCAACGAATCGAATGGGGGCTGTCTGGCAAAGCCATCGTGTCAGAATATCGACTCGAATTCGGCCGGTTATGTGTTAGGAACTGAGCGATCTGATCAGCCATCGAAGGCTGAGGAGGAAAAAAGTCGGCTATTGACCGGGGAGGTCGTCCGCAGCCGATTGGCTCGCTTGCGAAGGGAGTGCTATCTCTGGGGAGTTTGGGTTATCGTCCGTTGGGAACTCCGATAATTCCGACGCGCCAGACGATTCCGGAGTGTCGTCGGTTGTCGGCGGCCCGTTGTCAGTGTCAGGTTTTTGGGGCGAAGGGGGCAGCTGCTTTGCGACTCGCTCGGGCGGTTCCGCTTGGAACGTCGGTCGGCGCTCAGAGTTTGCAATTTTCCACGCCAAGTCGCTTACAACATCTGTGATCTGTTGGATTCCCGCCAAGTCAATCTTTTCGACGTCGTCCGTTGGGCGGTGGTAATCGCGATGTAAGCCCGAGAAAAAGTGCATCACAGGGATTTGGTATTCGTAAAAGGAAGCGTGGTCACTTGGCCCGTTGCCGCCAGCTTTTTCACGGTATTTCAGCTGATTCTCTGCTGCAATGGGAGTAAACCAAGCTTCGAACTCGGCTGCCGTTTCGAGCCCTTGGATGGTCAATGCTTGATTGCCCAATCTCCCTACCATGTCAAGGTTCAGCATGGCGACTGTTTGCGACAGCGGATATCGAGGCTCACGGGTGTAATGCTGGCTTCCCAGAAGGCCGATTTCCTCGGCGGTGAATGCGATGAACAGAATTCGCCGTTGGGGCCGTTCCGGATGCGCGGCCAGCCTGCGGGCGATTTCCAGCAAGGCGACAACTCCCGATGCATTGTCATCGGCCCCGTTGTGGATCTCTCGGGTCCACGGTGCCAGCGAGCCACTTCCGCCCATTCCGACGTGGTCGTAGTGGGCGCCTAGGATCAATGTTTCTTCGGCAAGCGGCCCTTCTCCTTCAATTAGTGCCAGCACGTTTTTTGCTCGCACCGGATCAAGGCTTGCGCTGGCAACGACCCGCACGCCGTCAAGTTCTTGACTAGCTGGTCGAAGCTCGTCGAGCTGATCTTCCAGGCTTCTGAGGTCGGTCGCCAAGGATTGTTCCAGCAATTGGTTTGCGAATTCTCGCCGACAAAAGAAAACGGGTAAGTCCTTTTTGATCGGTCCTGTACCCGCTCCGTCAACCGCGGGGATCTTATCAGCTTCATCAAGTCGCTTGTCGAGATCGTTTAACCCTTGGGTGAGGCTTAAGACGCGATCGCGATGTTGGCTGAATGCGTCTGACTTTTGCACGTTCAGCTGTGCGAGCTTCTGCTGTTCATTCTGAAGTTGCTGCAGGCGCCGCTCCCACTTGGATTTCAAAGAGCGGGTCAACTTATCGACCCCATGTTGGTCGTTGACGAGGATCACAGCTGCGGCTCCGTGCGCAGCCGCATTGGTGATTTTCTTGCGGAAATGGGCGTGTTCCGTGTGCTTGCGACCTTGGAATATGCTTTTTCGATCGGTCTGTTGGGGTTCCTTGCGAATGATTAATACGGCCTTGCCATTGGCATCCAGCCCTTCGTAGTCGTCGTAGTTGTATTCGGGGGCCGTGATGCCATAGCCGGCGAACACGAGCGGAGCGTTGATCTGATTGGATCCACCGATCGCAAGCGGTCGAAAGTCTTGGTTTAAGAGCAGGTCCGTGCGGTTTGATTGAGAGGGTTCTTCTGCGTTTACCGCTTTCACCGTGAAGGCAAGTGTGTTTTTTTCGGGGGCTCCGATCGTGACACGGCCCGGTAGGTTGATGAACTGAAAGGGGCCTTGATCATAAATGGCCGTTTGCAGTCCCGCTTTGGCAAATTGCTCGCGGATGTAGTCGGCCGCTTGATCAAGTTCGGCAGTGCCGATGCCGCGTCCTTTCAGTTCATCGCTAGCGAGGTAACGGATGTGGGTCTCTAGTCGTTGGCTCACGCTGCTTGCGTCGTCGGCGCCAGCAGCAAATGTTGGCCAAAGCAAGACGGCGATCCAGCAAAAGCTGAATGTCAACCTGTTCGCGTCGCAACCGCCAATCAGCATGCGATGTTCCCTCTGCCTAACAGTCATTGAAATGATCTTTCTCAGCATGAATATTCTTGATTCTATCCACATTCTAGGAGGCTTGCCAAAAGGGGAGGCAGGTTGTGCAGCAAAGTTGAAGAAAGATTGAGCAAGAAAGGTTCCAAATTTCCCCATTGGAGAAAAGTTGCGGAGGCGATATTCTCCCTCTTGGTGGTGACATGGATGTTACCGAGGGGCCGTCGGTCGACGGACGCACAGGGAGGTGCGAGATCGCGATGATAAAGAGTGACGCGCAGCGGCGCGTGTTGATTGTTGATGAATCGGATGAATCCCGCGAGGTGCTGCGCACCATTCTTGAGCGGCGGGGTGTCGAAATTGTGGAAGCGGTGGAGGGCCGTCAAGGTTTGACGCTTGCGGGGAGTTGTTCTCCGGATCTGATTGTATTGGATTTGGAAACTTTGCCCGGTGAAGACGTTGAGCTTCGGGATCAATACGACCGTCAATCGAAATCGAATTGCACGCCAATGCTGTTGTTGGGGACGGTGCCAGCTAGCGACGCAACGTCATCCCAAGGTTCCGTGATGGCGAAGCCCTATCATTACGGCCCGCTGCTTCGTACAATCGAGGACATGCTTCGGGTAGTCGAACCATGAGCCATCGACCGACTCGTTGCCGCTGACGGCAACGATCAATTTCTCCGATCGGCAGGCTCGGGGGTTCGGCCAATTGGCAGAAACTTCAAGTAGGTTGCCGACGTGTCGTCACTGTTTGTCATTCAGGGTCGAGATCAGGGTAGACGGTTCGAACTGCGTGACAGCGTTTTAGGCGTTGGTCGGGACGCATCGAGTCGGATTCGATTGCATGATACGGAGGTCTCGCGGCGACACGCCGAGATCCGCAAGGTCGATGAGGTGTATCGGTGGATCGACCTGGGCAGTTCGAACGGATCCTTTGTTAACAGTGTGCGTGTCGATCAACAGTCGCTGCGCAGCGGTGACCGCGTGCAAATTGGTCGTACCTTGATGATCTTCACGGCCAGCTCGGATTCGCATGCATCCTCCGTCGTTCAGCATGATGTCGACATCATCGGCCACGCGGACGGCCAGTCTCGCATTATCAAATCAGTCAGTCATGAAGAAGGCAGTCAGTTTCTGTCTGGTCTCGAAGCGACGGGCAGTCCCTGGTTGGCTCGTGCTCGCAGCAATTTGCAGATCATGTATCGCACGGCTCTGGCGGTTAGCCACACACTTGATATTGATCAGCTGTTGCAACGCATCATGGAGCTTATCTTTGAATGGGTCGAAGCCGATCGTGGCTGTGTAATGTTGATCGATCGCGAGACTGACGGATTTGTACCCAAGGTGCGTCGTAATCGTAAAAACGCGGCGGACGGGAAGCAAGCTGACCCCGATGAACGCATGTCAATCAGCGGGACAATCCTCGATTATGTCCGCAACCACCAGGAGGGTGTGTTGACAAGCGACGCGCGGGAAGATGAACGGTGGGATCCGGGCGCAAGCATTGTCAAGCTTGGAGTGCGCGAGGCGATCTGTGTGCCGATGCAGGGACGTTACGGGATGGTCGGCGTGATTTACATCGATACTTACACTCCACCCGGCCGTCGATTACAGCAGAAGTCATCCAATCGCTTTTCTGACGAACATCTGAAATTGATGATTGCCATTGCTCACCAAGCGGCACTTGCGGTGGAAGATACGTCTTACTATTCCGCCATGTTACAAGCCGAACGTTTGGCTGCTATCGGTCAGACCATCGCCGGCCTGTCTCACCATGTAAAGAATATTCTGCAAGGAATTCGCGGCGGTAGCTTCTTGATTGAAGAAGGTCTGAAGTCGAAAGACTGGGATGTGACCGGCAAGGGTTGGGGGATCGTCGAGAAAAACCAGGAGCGGATTTCAGCACTCGTTATGGACATGCTCACCTTCAGCAAGGAACGTGAGCCTGAAATGGTTGGTTCTGACCTCAACGAAATTGTCGGTGATGTGATTGAGCTGATGCAGGCTCGGGCCGAACAGGCAGAGGTGACGCTTGTGGATTGCCGAGCGACTGACATTCCCAGCATGTATTTTGATCCCGAGGGGTTGCATCGCGCCGTTCTGAATGTGGTGAGTAACGCGATTGACGCTTCGGAGGACGTCGGCCAGGGGAATGTTGAAATCAAAACAGAATACGAAGAGGATGACGGCTTGTTGAGAATTGTCGTCAGCGATAACGGGGGAGGAGTGGATCCCGAACAGTTGCAACGGATCTTCAACGTGTTTGTGTCGGGGAAGGGGAATCGGGGCACCGGGTTGGGGCTGGCCGTAAGTCAGAAGATCCTGAAGGAGCACAATGGTGAGATTCGGGTCGAGAGTCAGCCTGGGCAAGGGAGTCAATTTTGTCTCGAGTTGCCTGCGGTGCTGATGGATCGGACAGCAGAGTTGCCCTTGCCGCTGCAACCACCTGGCGACGTCAAATTTCCGTCGGACGAGCCCGATCAGGGCTAGATATTCGTCGGGCCCGTTGAAATTCGGCGCTCGAATCGCCGATTCTTTTCGGTCAGCGAGTCCCTGACGCGTCTCGAGATCATGCAACACTTGGGGAGATCGCTGAACGGCTGCCCGCTCGTTTTGCCTTTTGACCGGCCGCGACGAAAGGGGAATCCACCCGCGAAATCAAGAATTCCGCGCTGATTGCTGATAAAGTTCATGGAATTTAACGGAATTCGGGTTAGAATCAGCCCCCAAGGAAATTGGAATCCAGCCTAGAATAGAGGGGCCTTGTCAGGGCTGGGGGATTTTCGCGGGTCGCGTGATCTCTCCGGTTTGGCTTGCCGGCGGATATTTAAGCGTTTTGGGATGTTCCAGGAGTCTAAGGGACGTTCCCAGAGGAGAAAGTTTGGCTCCTTCGCTGCCGGGGGGTCTGACCGAACGAGGGTACGAAATAGGCAAGTCTTGGTCGGGAAAATTGAGAGATACGAAGCGTTTTAAACATCCACTTCGGTGCGAAAATCGCTCCCAATGCCGCAGGTCGATCACTCGAAAAGCTTGCAGTGGTAAGCAGTTTGTGTTACTCTGCTGTCACGAAACATTGGTAGTCATGTTTCTTTTTATTTTCTCATCCGTCTTTATTATTTTTGGGAGAGGGAGGATTGATGAAGAATCCACGTAAGGCCTTCACTCTGGTCGAGTTGCTGGTCGTCATAGCGATTATCGCTATCTTGGTGTTGTTGCTTTTGCCCGCCATCAATGCAGCGCGTGAAGCGGCACGTCGTGCACAGTGTATCAACAAGGTTAAGCAGATTGCGTTGGCA contains these protein-coding regions:
- a CDS encoding OmpH family outer membrane protein — encoded protein: MKAVARTTLLFSLCTALFLSSTTVKAQQQGRPTQYQPRTTSQARPVNPGRPSNTAAQRQPTQSRSVGPVAVVDITQIFKDHTGFKSTMERMKQEVQAYEGSLRTRHEALQKKREQLTNYRAGSPDYIKLERSVADETAKLSVDTQLKKKEFLEREARVYFMVYKEVSQAIAEYSRARKISLVLRYNGEKISPEDRNSVLAGVNRAIVYQNNLDITAEISDRLNRVAQKRPAQGTIRK
- the lpxA gene encoding acyl-ACP--UDP-N-acetylglucosamine O-acyltransferase, which encodes MASLVADTAVIHASANIADSAEIGPFCVIGPNVTIGGGTRLENSVTLSGRVSIGRYNHISPGVVIGGEPQDLSYRGSDTQVIIGDHNVIRESVTINRATEKEDGITSIGNHCYLMASSHIAHDCRLGNRVIMANATLLGGHVHINDSASLSGAVAVHHYTTIGSYSFISGMSRVLQDVPPFMLVEGSPARPRCINVVALKRNGFSAEAISALTDSYRLLYRTKTGLDQAREILRGKDKLHPQVNELLGFVQQQQEGRFGRGRESRRAA
- a CDS encoding M20/M25/M40 family metallo-hydrolase; the protein is MSQRLETHIRYLASDELKGRGIGTAELDQAADYIREQFAKAGLQTAIYDQGPFQFINLPGRVTIGAPEKNTLAFTVKAVNAEEPSQSNRTDLLLNQDFRPLAIGGSNQINAPLVFAGYGITAPEYNYDDYEGLDANGKAVLIIRKEPQQTDRKSIFQGRKHTEHAHFRKKITNAAAHGAAAVILVNDQHGVDKLTRSLKSKWERRLQQLQNEQQKLAQLNVQKSDAFSQHRDRVLSLTQGLNDLDKRLDEADKIPAVDGAGTGPIKKDLPVFFCRREFANQLLEQSLATDLRSLEDQLDELRPASQELDGVRVVASASLDPVRAKNVLALIEGEGPLAEETLILGAHYDHVGMGGSGSLAPWTREIHNGADDNASGVVALLEIARRLAAHPERPQRRILFIAFTAEEIGLLGSQHYTREPRYPLSQTVAMLNLDMVGRLGNQALTIQGLETAAEFEAWFTPIAAENQLKYREKAGGNGPSDHASFYEYQIPVMHFFSGLHRDYHRPTDDVEKIDLAGIQQITDVVSDLAWKIANSERRPTFQAEPPERVAKQLPPSPQKPDTDNGPPTTDDTPESSGASELSEFPTDDNPNSPEIALPSQASQSAADDLPGQ
- a CDS encoding Gfo/Idh/MocA family oxidoreductase, whose product is MNKLNLAVIGCGHLGRIHARLATQLQGADLVAVCDPDPHAREQVARSNDCESTGDFRSLLPSIDAAILAAPTSLHCPIAIELIQHGIHVLVEKPITTDLNEAEKLTSAANLQGVVLAVGHVEQFNPTFAEARKQIQKPRFIEAVRTGGFTFRSTDVGVVFDLMIHDLDLIRSLAGSPVVQTTATGISTLTPHEDFAEARLVFANGCVAHLKASRTSQRAQRYMNVFEEEQAVSIDMGARQASLMSRSSLVQDNSWNIYGLSSEDVDHYKEHVFDQLLPVRNIEVNENNPLLDEQQDFIDSIRQGRQPRVPGSDAVESVRMATDILEQMKRSHANFHRSDRMTIRRAA
- a CDS encoding response regulator, giving the protein MIKSDAQRRVLIVDESDESREVLRTILERRGVEIVEAVEGRQGLTLAGSCSPDLIVLDLETLPGEDVELRDQYDRQSKSNCTPMLLLGTVPASDATSSQGSVMAKPYHYGPLLRTIEDMLRVVEP
- the lpxC gene encoding UDP-3-O-acyl-N-acetylglucosamine deacetylase, whose amino-acid sequence is MLRPNRHQRTIARSVALTGFGFWSGRDVKLEFQPAPADTGIVFVRKDLNPAVRIPATVNHRIESPRRTILAAQGVQVEMVEHAMAALAGLQIDNAEVQLDSPEVPGFDGSSLQFVTALQSAGIEQQTAIRPCLHVTDITRVGDDESWIEARPTRGDGMRVKYRLDYGNDTVIGRQTLETKITAEIFATELAPARTFILRQEAEWLRQQGLAQRVTPKDVLVFDDTCVIDNELRFEDECVRHKVLDLVGDLALAGCDLVGQFVANRSGHRLNANMVQALLAECQMIDSRRASA
- a CDS encoding ATP-binding protein, translating into MSSLFVIQGRDQGRRFELRDSVLGVGRDASSRIRLHDTEVSRRHAEIRKVDEVYRWIDLGSSNGSFVNSVRVDQQSLRSGDRVQIGRTLMIFTASSDSHASSVVQHDVDIIGHADGQSRIIKSVSHEEGSQFLSGLEATGSPWLARARSNLQIMYRTALAVSHTLDIDQLLQRIMELIFEWVEADRGCVMLIDRETDGFVPKVRRNRKNAADGKQADPDERMSISGTILDYVRNHQEGVLTSDAREDERWDPGASIVKLGVREAICVPMQGRYGMVGVIYIDTYTPPGRRLQQKSSNRFSDEHLKLMIAIAHQAALAVEDTSYYSAMLQAERLAAIGQTIAGLSHHVKNILQGIRGGSFLIEEGLKSKDWDVTGKGWGIVEKNQERISALVMDMLTFSKEREPEMVGSDLNEIVGDVIELMQARAEQAEVTLVDCRATDIPSMYFDPEGLHRAVLNVVSNAIDASEDVGQGNVEIKTEYEEDDGLLRIVVSDNGGGVDPEQLQRIFNVFVSGKGNRGTGLGLAVSQKILKEHNGEIRVESQPGQGSQFCLELPAVLMDRTAELPLPLQPPGDVKFPSDEPDQG